In one Erinaceus europaeus chromosome 3, mEriEur2.1, whole genome shotgun sequence genomic region, the following are encoded:
- the SH3YL1 gene encoding SH3 domain-containing YSC84-like protein 1 isoform X1, with protein sequence MNNPIPSNLKSEAKKAAKILREFTEITSRNGPDKLIPAHVIARAKGLAVLSVIKAGFLVTARGGSGIVLARLPDGKWSAPSAIGIAGLGGGFEMGIEVSDLVIILNYDRAVEAFAKGGNLTLGGNFTVAVGPVGRNLEGNVSLRSTAAVFTYCKSRGLFAGISLEGSCLIERKDTNRKFYCQDIRAYDILFGAVPRPAQAEDLYEILDSFTEKYENEAQRINARRASRELRKAKELPPKPSSRPQQPPAQTQLSPDFKDNRNEHKLYPELSSYHERCGNSNQPTIVTALYSFEGQQPGDLPFQAGDRITVTSKTDSHFDWWEGKLRGQTGIFPANYVTMN encoded by the exons tGAATAACCCTATACCTTCCAATTTGAAGTCCGAAGCAAAAAAGGCTGCTAAAATTCTAAGAGAATTCACAGAAATAACATCCAGAAATGGACCTGATAAACTCATTCCTG CCCATGTCATCGCCAGAGCAAAGGGCCTTGCGGTTCTGTCTGTGATCAAGGCAGGATTTCTGGTCACTGCCAGAGGAGGCAGTGGCATTGTGCTGGCTCGTCTTCCAGATGGAA AGTGGTCTGCACCCTCAGCTATCGGCATCGCAGGGCTTGGTGGAGGATTTGAGATGGGAATCGAG GTGTCAGATTTGGTGATCATTTTAAATTATGACAGAGCAGTAGAAGCTTTTGCCAAGGGAGGAAACCTGACCCTCGGAGGGAACTTCACGGTGGCAGTTGGGCCAGTGGGGAG GAATTTGGAGGGAAATGTCTCCCTCAGAAGCACTGCGGCTGTCTTTACATACTGCAAATCAAGGGGACTCTTTGCTGGCATATCTTTAGAAGGTAGCTGTTTGATTGAAAGGAAAGACACAAATCGAAA GTTTTATTGTCAAGATATTCGAGCTTATGACATTCTGTTTGGAGCCGTGCCTCGGCCTGCACAAGCAGAAGATCTTTATGAAATTCTTGATTCCTTTACTGAGAAGTATGAGAACGAAGCACAGAGGATCAATGCCAGAAGAGCTTCACGGGAGCTGAGGAAG gcTAAAGAATTACCCCCCAAACCATCTTCAAGACCCCAGCAGCCACCTGCACAAACCCAGCTGAGCCCTGACTTCAAAG ATAACAGAAATGAACATAAGCTCTATCCTGAACTTTCCAGCTATCATGAGAGATGTG GCAATTCGAATCAGCCGACTATAGTGACAGCATTATATTCCTTTGAAGGACAGCAGCCAGGGGACTTGCCATTTCAAGCTGGAGACAGAATCACTGTTACGTCGAAAACAGATTCCCATTTTGATTGGTGGGAAGGAAAGCTTAGAGGTCAAACTGGCATTTTCCCAGCCAACTATGTTACCATGAATTAA
- the SH3YL1 gene encoding SH3 domain-containing YSC84-like protein 1 isoform X2, giving the protein MNNPIPSNLKSEAKKAAKILREFTEITSRNGPDKLIPAHVIARAKGLAVLSVIKAGFLVTARGGSGIVLARLPDGKWSAPSAIGIAGLGGGFEMGIEVSDLVIILNYDRAVEAFAKGGNLTLGGNFTVAVGPVGRNLEGNVSLRSTAAVFTYCKSRGLFAGISLEGSCLIERKDTNRKFYCQDIRAYDILFGAVPRPAQAEDLYEILDSFTEKYENEAQRINARRASRELRKAKELPPKPSSRPQQPPAQTQLSPDFKDNRNEHKLYPELSSYHERCE; this is encoded by the exons tGAATAACCCTATACCTTCCAATTTGAAGTCCGAAGCAAAAAAGGCTGCTAAAATTCTAAGAGAATTCACAGAAATAACATCCAGAAATGGACCTGATAAACTCATTCCTG CCCATGTCATCGCCAGAGCAAAGGGCCTTGCGGTTCTGTCTGTGATCAAGGCAGGATTTCTGGTCACTGCCAGAGGAGGCAGTGGCATTGTGCTGGCTCGTCTTCCAGATGGAA AGTGGTCTGCACCCTCAGCTATCGGCATCGCAGGGCTTGGTGGAGGATTTGAGATGGGAATCGAG GTGTCAGATTTGGTGATCATTTTAAATTATGACAGAGCAGTAGAAGCTTTTGCCAAGGGAGGAAACCTGACCCTCGGAGGGAACTTCACGGTGGCAGTTGGGCCAGTGGGGAG GAATTTGGAGGGAAATGTCTCCCTCAGAAGCACTGCGGCTGTCTTTACATACTGCAAATCAAGGGGACTCTTTGCTGGCATATCTTTAGAAGGTAGCTGTTTGATTGAAAGGAAAGACACAAATCGAAA GTTTTATTGTCAAGATATTCGAGCTTATGACATTCTGTTTGGAGCCGTGCCTCGGCCTGCACAAGCAGAAGATCTTTATGAAATTCTTGATTCCTTTACTGAGAAGTATGAGAACGAAGCACAGAGGATCAATGCCAGAAGAGCTTCACGGGAGCTGAGGAAG gcTAAAGAATTACCCCCCAAACCATCTTCAAGACCCCAGCAGCCACCTGCACAAACCCAGCTGAGCCCTGACTTCAAAG ATAACAGAAATGAACATAAGCTCTATCCTGAACTTTCCAGCTATCATGAGAGATGTG Aataa